In Anaerolineales bacterium, one DNA window encodes the following:
- a CDS encoding SLC13 family permease produces MTLDQWTIFGTLLLTLVLFITGRWRYDMVALLALLIVTLTGLIPVGQAFIGFSNPAIITVAAVLVLSRGLQNSGIVGIIGDWLAQLKGGVVIQLAALTSFVALLSAFMNNVGALALMLPVVLQIARSRKIPASYLLMPLAFASLLGGMTTLIGTPPNIIASSFRESTGAPPFGMFDFSPVGVGVAVAGILFITFFGWRLIPVRKSKSSNDGLFDVENYITEVRIPEKSPLSGKRLYEVTEFSKTQALVIGLIRGSERRMEPSAHTKLLENDILIVSAEAENIKKLVQTTGLDLVADKKIQQADLDSDDVTLIEAVIMPNSIMIGGTPRTLNLRGSYGVNLLAISRQGKLMRQRLDSVRFQNGDVLLLQSHVETIKEVVERLGCLPLAQRDLRLATPKGQMFLALGIFAAALIASAAGLIPVQVAFTAAVLLMVVTRIVNLREAYESVDWPIIILLGAMIPVGAALETTGGAQLIADGILRISSQFPPAFALVVLLVATMFLSDLVNNAAAVVLMAPIAIRTAQGLDASIDPFLMAITIGASCAFLTPIGHQSNTLVMGPGGYKFGDYWRMGLLLEMIVLLVAIPLILVFWAP; encoded by the coding sequence ATGACACTTGATCAATGGACCATCTTCGGAACACTTCTATTAACGCTTGTCCTGTTCATCACCGGGCGCTGGCGCTATGATATGGTCGCCCTGCTGGCGCTGCTCATCGTCACATTGACGGGGTTGATTCCCGTCGGGCAGGCGTTTATCGGGTTCAGCAACCCTGCCATCATCACGGTGGCGGCGGTGCTCGTCCTCAGCCGCGGACTGCAAAACTCGGGCATCGTCGGCATCATCGGCGACTGGCTCGCCCAACTCAAGGGCGGGGTCGTCATCCAGCTCGCCGCGCTGACCAGTTTCGTCGCACTGCTCTCCGCGTTCATGAACAACGTCGGCGCGCTGGCGTTAATGCTTCCCGTTGTGCTTCAGATCGCGCGCAGCAGAAAGATTCCCGCTTCGTACCTGCTCATGCCATTGGCGTTCGCCTCCCTGCTCGGCGGCATGACCACGTTGATCGGCACGCCGCCCAACATCATTGCCTCCTCCTTCCGTGAAAGTACGGGCGCGCCGCCGTTTGGCATGTTCGATTTTTCCCCCGTTGGTGTCGGCGTGGCGGTGGCGGGGATTCTCTTCATCACCTTCTTCGGCTGGCGGCTGATTCCCGTCCGCAAGAGCAAGTCATCCAACGATGGTCTCTTCGATGTCGAAAACTACATCACTGAAGTACGCATCCCCGAAAAATCGCCATTAAGCGGAAAACGTTTGTATGAAGTGACCGAATTTTCCAAAACGCAGGCGCTGGTCATCGGTTTGATCCGTGGAAGTGAACGCCGCATGGAACCGTCGGCGCACACAAAGCTGTTGGAGAACGACATCCTCATCGTCAGCGCCGAGGCGGAGAACATCAAAAAACTGGTTCAAACCACGGGGCTTGACCTCGTCGCCGACAAGAAGATCCAACAGGCGGATTTGGATTCCGACGATGTCACCCTGATCGAAGCGGTGATCATGCCGAACTCGATCATGATCGGCGGCACGCCCCGCACGCTCAACCTGCGCGGCAGTTACGGTGTCAACCTGCTGGCGATTTCGCGCCAGGGCAAACTCATGCGCCAGCGACTGGACAGCGTCCGCTTTCAGAACGGCGACGTCCTGCTTCTGCAAAGCCATGTGGAGACGATCAAGGAAGTGGTGGAACGACTCGGATGCCTGCCGCTCGCCCAACGGGACCTGCGCCTCGCCACCCCAAAGGGACAGATGTTCCTCGCCCTCGGAATTTTCGCCGCCGCATTGATAGCCTCCGCCGCCGGACTCATCCCCGTGCAGGTCGCTTTTACTGCCGCTGTCCTGCTCATGGTCGTGACGCGCATCGTCAACCTGCGCGAAGCATACGAAAGCGTGGACTGGCCCATCATCATCCTGCTTGGCGCGATGATCCCCGTTGGCGCTGCGCTTGAAACAACGGGCGGCGCCCAACTCATCGCGGACGGCATTTTGCGCATCTCCAGCCAATTCCCGCCCGCCTTCGCGCTAGTCGTGTTGCTGGTTGCCACCATGTTCCTCTCGGATTTGGTCAACAACGCCGCGGCGGTCGTGTTGATGGCTCCCATCGCCATCCGCACGGCGCAGGGGTTGGACGCCTCCATCGACCCGTTCCTGATGGCGATCACCATCGGCGCGTCATGCGCCTTCCTCACGCCGATCGGGCACCAGTCCAATACGCTGGTGATGGGACCCGGCGGCTATAAATTCGGTGATTACTGGCGCATGGGGCTGCTTCTGGAAATGATCGTTTTGCTGGTGGCGATTCCCTTGATATTGGTCTTTTGGGCTCCGTGA